A part of Gossypium hirsutum isolate 1008001.06 chromosome A07, Gossypium_hirsutum_v2.1, whole genome shotgun sequence genomic DNA contains:
- the LOC121231844 gene encoding uncharacterized protein isoform X1, which produces MVSCTIPSWTLIGLVRSFLDLTLAYFLLCGSTLGFFAWKFFHVFGIHLPCPCSGFFGYPNTNLCWHKLLIQWPRTMIYSVQHQALDRFPFNSVLFNDSNAKPISADGKFGIGIIELEGEACSTSLSGLRLQTIVDKDSGYDAKGKRTINQKSKSGTRRRRRAASGNGKSSAVSLSGNFPTSAVAGVSCSSYISGCETRREIKDNLGPVSEIEDSFPDDKNTRAGTDMGEATRHGFELSSGEEKGLTFIKKIGFVGEEANRIGMLERALEEEKAKRAAIYLELEKERAAAASAADEAMAMILRLQEDKAAIEMEARQYQRMIEEKFAYDEEEMSILKEMLVRREKENHLLEKELEAYRQMNNRGDEQEECDFSYMSSKGGQLPSIPFGLDEDQLRMVKQAGNGGLTTKKEVERGPGWGSENEIPLAGERSHTADAYLTGKAEGLDDGDIAGQAIATKTVQGDERTYLTGEELKRNVEFCEAVDCNPHDPAVDMEPAVYDIHVVDDKVDILKEENTKESKLPSGSALNHKTLLYDSRRSFSAVGTEMLEIGAEIKCLRERLQIVRGEKVKLSFSSDQRKRIDTHLKLIEELVNQLREFQQLKEPVRQTSLPPLPSPFKVNSNRRRCRSVSDGIEDSA; this is translated from the exons ATGGTTTCTTGTACAATTCCTTCATGGACCTTAATTGGTCTTGTAAGATCTTTTCTTGATCTTACACTAGCTTATTTCCTTTTATGTGGATCAACCTTGGGTTTTTTTGCTTGgaaattttttcatgtttttggtATTCATCTGCCATGTCCTTGTTCTGGGTTTTTTGGTTACCCAAATACCAACCTCTGTTGGCATAAGCTGCTTATTCAATGGCCAAGAACAATGATTTACTCTGTTCAACACCAGGCTTTGGATAGGTTCCCTTTTAACTCGGTTTTATTCAACGATTCCAATGCCAAACCCATTAGTGCTGATGGGAAATTTGGCATTGGGATCATTGAATTAGAAGGTGAAGCATGTTCTACTTCACTTTCAGGTTTGAGATTGCAAACTATAGTGGATAAAGATAGTGGATATGATGCTAAGGGAAAGAGAACTATAAACCAGAAGTCGAAATCCGGAACTCGGCGCCGGAGAAGGGCTGCTTCCGGTAATGGAAAATCTTCTGCTGTATCATTGTCTGGTAATTTCCCAACATCAGCTGTTGCAGGTGTTTCATGTTCTTCTTATATCAGTGGTTGTGAAACAAGACGTGAGATTAAGGATAATTTGGGTCCAGTTAGTGAAATAGAAGATAGTTTTCCTG ATGATAAAAATACTCGAGCTGGCACTGATATGGGTGAGGCAACCCGGCATGGTTTTGAATTGAGCAGTGGAGAGGAGAAAGGTttgacttttataaaaaaaatagggtTTGTTGGAGAGGAAGCAAATCGGATTGGAATGTTGGAACGAGCGCTTGAAGAAGAGAAAGCTAAACGTGCTGCTATTTACTTGGAGTTGGAGAAAGAAAGGGCTGCTGCTGCTTCGGCTGCTGATGAAGCCATGGCGATGATTTTGCGTCTACAAGAGGACAAGGCTGCTATAGAAATGGAAGCGAGGCAATATCAAAGGATGATTGAAGAGAAATTTGCTTACGACGAAGAAGAGATGAGCATTCTGAAAGAGATGCTGGTTAGGAGGGAGAAGGAGAATCACCTTTTGGAGAAAGAACTCGAAGCTTACAGGCAGATGAATAATCGAGGAGATGAGCAGGAggaatgtgattttagttataTGTCGAGTAAAGGGGGACAACTGCCTTCGATTCCATTTGGTCTAGACGAAGATCAGCTGCGAATGGTGAAACAGGCAGGGAATGGTGGACTGACTACAAAGAAGGAAGTGGAGAGAGGTCCTGGTTGGGGTTCGGAAAATGAGATTCCGTTAGCTGGGGAAAGAAGTCATACTGCAGACGCTTATTTAACCGGGAAAGCAGAAGGACTGGATGATGGTGACATAGCAGGCCAAGCAATAGCAACCAAAACAGTCCAAGGTGATGAGAGAACTTATTTAACTGGAGAAGAGCTCAAGAGAAATGTAGAATTTTGTGAGGCAGTAGATTGCAATCCGCACGATCCCGCGGTTGATATGGAACCAGCTGTTTATGACATACATGTTGTCGATGATAAAGTAGACATTCTGAAGGAGGAGAATACAAAAGAAAGTAAATTACCATCTGGTTCCGCTTTAAATCACAAAACTTTGCTATATGACTCGAGGAGGAGTTTTTCTGCAGTCGGTACTGAAATGTTGGAGATTGGTGCTGAAATCAAATGCCTTAGAGAAAGGCTGCAAATCGTACGAGGAGAAAAAGTGAAGCTGAGTTTCTCATCGGATCAGAGGAAAAGGATAGATACCCATTTGAAACTCATCGAGGAGCTGGTGAACCAACTTCGAGAATTTCAGCAGCTAAAGGAGCCCGTTCGGCAGACTTCTTTACCTCCTTTACCTTCACCTTTCAAG GTAAACTCCAACCGGAGACGCTGCCGGAGCGTATCGGATGGAATCGAAGATAGTGCGTAA
- the LOC121231844 gene encoding myosin-binding protein 2 isoform X2 gives MVSCTIPSWTLIGLVRSFLDLTLAYFLLCGSTLGFFAWKFFHVFGIHLPCPCSGFFGYPNTNLCWHKLLIQWPRTMIYSVQHQALDRFPFNSVLFNDSNAKPISADGKFGIGIIELEGEACSTSLSGLRLQTIVDKDSGYDAKGKRTINQKSKSGTRRRRRAASGNGKSSAVSLSDDKNTRAGTDMGEATRHGFELSSGEEKGLTFIKKIGFVGEEANRIGMLERALEEEKAKRAAIYLELEKERAAAASAADEAMAMILRLQEDKAAIEMEARQYQRMIEEKFAYDEEEMSILKEMLVRREKENHLLEKELEAYRQMNNRGDEQEECDFSYMSSKGGQLPSIPFGLDEDQLRMVKQAGNGGLTTKKEVERGPGWGSENEIPLAGERSHTADAYLTGKAEGLDDGDIAGQAIATKTVQGDERTYLTGEELKRNVEFCEAVDCNPHDPAVDMEPAVYDIHVVDDKVDILKEENTKESKLPSGSALNHKTLLYDSRRSFSAVGTEMLEIGAEIKCLRERLQIVRGEKVKLSFSSDQRKRIDTHLKLIEELVNQLREFQQLKEPVRQTSLPPLPSPFKVNSNRRRCRSVSDGIEDSA, from the exons ATGGTTTCTTGTACAATTCCTTCATGGACCTTAATTGGTCTTGTAAGATCTTTTCTTGATCTTACACTAGCTTATTTCCTTTTATGTGGATCAACCTTGGGTTTTTTTGCTTGgaaattttttcatgtttttggtATTCATCTGCCATGTCCTTGTTCTGGGTTTTTTGGTTACCCAAATACCAACCTCTGTTGGCATAAGCTGCTTATTCAATGGCCAAGAACAATGATTTACTCTGTTCAACACCAGGCTTTGGATAGGTTCCCTTTTAACTCGGTTTTATTCAACGATTCCAATGCCAAACCCATTAGTGCTGATGGGAAATTTGGCATTGGGATCATTGAATTAGAAGGTGAAGCATGTTCTACTTCACTTTCAGGTTTGAGATTGCAAACTATAGTGGATAAAGATAGTGGATATGATGCTAAGGGAAAGAGAACTATAAACCAGAAGTCGAAATCCGGAACTCGGCGCCGGAGAAGGGCTGCTTCCGGTAATGGAAAATCTTCTGCTGTATCATTGTCTG ATGATAAAAATACTCGAGCTGGCACTGATATGGGTGAGGCAACCCGGCATGGTTTTGAATTGAGCAGTGGAGAGGAGAAAGGTttgacttttataaaaaaaatagggtTTGTTGGAGAGGAAGCAAATCGGATTGGAATGTTGGAACGAGCGCTTGAAGAAGAGAAAGCTAAACGTGCTGCTATTTACTTGGAGTTGGAGAAAGAAAGGGCTGCTGCTGCTTCGGCTGCTGATGAAGCCATGGCGATGATTTTGCGTCTACAAGAGGACAAGGCTGCTATAGAAATGGAAGCGAGGCAATATCAAAGGATGATTGAAGAGAAATTTGCTTACGACGAAGAAGAGATGAGCATTCTGAAAGAGATGCTGGTTAGGAGGGAGAAGGAGAATCACCTTTTGGAGAAAGAACTCGAAGCTTACAGGCAGATGAATAATCGAGGAGATGAGCAGGAggaatgtgattttagttataTGTCGAGTAAAGGGGGACAACTGCCTTCGATTCCATTTGGTCTAGACGAAGATCAGCTGCGAATGGTGAAACAGGCAGGGAATGGTGGACTGACTACAAAGAAGGAAGTGGAGAGAGGTCCTGGTTGGGGTTCGGAAAATGAGATTCCGTTAGCTGGGGAAAGAAGTCATACTGCAGACGCTTATTTAACCGGGAAAGCAGAAGGACTGGATGATGGTGACATAGCAGGCCAAGCAATAGCAACCAAAACAGTCCAAGGTGATGAGAGAACTTATTTAACTGGAGAAGAGCTCAAGAGAAATGTAGAATTTTGTGAGGCAGTAGATTGCAATCCGCACGATCCCGCGGTTGATATGGAACCAGCTGTTTATGACATACATGTTGTCGATGATAAAGTAGACATTCTGAAGGAGGAGAATACAAAAGAAAGTAAATTACCATCTGGTTCCGCTTTAAATCACAAAACTTTGCTATATGACTCGAGGAGGAGTTTTTCTGCAGTCGGTACTGAAATGTTGGAGATTGGTGCTGAAATCAAATGCCTTAGAGAAAGGCTGCAAATCGTACGAGGAGAAAAAGTGAAGCTGAGTTTCTCATCGGATCAGAGGAAAAGGATAGATACCCATTTGAAACTCATCGAGGAGCTGGTGAACCAACTTCGAGAATTTCAGCAGCTAAAGGAGCCCGTTCGGCAGACTTCTTTACCTCCTTTACCTTCACCTTTCAAG GTAAACTCCAACCGGAGACGCTGCCGGAGCGTATCGGATGGAATCGAAGATAGTGCGTAA